Within Burkholderia cepacia GG4, the genomic segment CAACGATGCGTGATCGGGGCCCGCCATGTCCGAATCGTTCTGCGTGGTACAGAACGCGCCTGATACCACGTCGAATTCGTGCTCGGACGACAGGCTTTGCGACACCGTTGGTGCGAGCGTCGCCATCAGGATTGCAAGCAATCCGAGGATGCTGCCTATCTTCCTGCGAAATAGCGCTGACATGACGTTGGCGGGATCGCACATCGGCCGGTGCGTTGGCGGGATTATGGCATCGGCGCGGGCCGGTCCGGATGGGTAAGCTCCCTACTTGTGCGTAGGCGCCGGGAGGTGTTTCGCGACTGTCCAGGGCAGTCGCCCGGTGTCCAACCACTCCAGCGCGAGCGTGCTTGCACACCGGAAATATAAATTCGCATGTGGTTGCTTCGGCACCGATCGGACGGGTGAGCGCCACGCCGCCTTTGACGTCCGGGATCGGCCACGAAGAGACACGCCCGTCGTGCCGGAGAATGGCCGCTCCTCGGCCCGTATCAGCCTTGTCGCACCGGAAAAGACGCCTGCTTATGACAGGTGGTTATTTGGACTGTTTGCCCGTTCTGCTATACCCAACTCATGAACTGTGCCCGCGGCCCACGCGCCGTGCGGCGAGTCCGTGCTCGTTACTTGCGACGGGCGCGACACCACGGCAACACATCGGGGGAGCGTTTTTTCAGGCCGGAGGCCGGCAGGAGTCTGACATGGCAAATTACCTGTTCGTAGAGTCGCGCGATCCATTTGGCGGCGGGGATCCCCAGCGCGTCGATGAATTGCTCAGGGGCGTACGCCAGAGGGGCAACACGGTCACACTGTTCCTGGTTCAGAACGGTGTGCTTTCCAGTCGCCCGGGGGCGAAATTCAGTGAGCGATATGCGGATCTGACGCGCAGCGGCATCACCGTCCTTGCCGACGAATTCTCGCTGCGCGAACGGGCGATCGAAGGGCTGGCGGAAGGTGTCCAGAAGGCGGACATCGATCAACTCGTGGATCTTCTTTTGGTGGCTGGGACGAAGGCCATTTGGCATTGACGCAAGGAGCACATGATGGCTACCGGTAAGAAATTGACCCTGGCACTGATGGATCCCCCGTATGAGAAGGCCGCGAGCACCACGGCGCTGCGTATCGTGGATGCGGCACTGCGTCGGGGACACGACGTCACGGTGTTCGCCTACGAAGGTGCAGTCAATCTGACCATGAAGGCGCAAGCGCCGCATGCCAATCCCGTCAAGGGCACATCCGTGGAGGAAGAGGATCACCCCGTGACCAGGGACTGGGTCGCAGCCCTGTTTCAACTCGCTGGCGAGCAGGGCGTCAAGCTCGACTGGATCAACTGCGGCCTATGTGTGGACGAACGCGGCGCAGGCGACTGGATCGAGGGTCCCCGCCGAGGCAGTCCGAAGGATTTTCTCGAGTCCGCGACCCAGAGCGACGCCGTGCTCGTAATCCCGACGAAATAGGAGCTGCGCCATGAAAGTCCTGAGCATTGTTGAGACAGCGTACCGGGCTACCCTGGAGGAACAGGACGACACCATCCTGTGGCTGAACCATGTGCTGAAAAACGCCGGCGCGGACATCAGCCTCTTGCTGTGCGGGAGCGCCGTGAACTACGCGGTGCGCGGGCAGGATGCCAGCGGCCTCGCCTTCGGCGCGCGCCGGCAGACCCATCCGCCGGCGCTAGACAAGGATCTGGCGAAGATGATCGGCGGTGGCATTGCCGTGTATGTGGTCACCGAGGACATGCGCGACTGCGGACTGTCGCAGGAAAATGTCATCGGCGACCTGACGCCGCTCGCGCGTGCCGACATTCCCGCCCTGTTCGACCGATTCGATCAGGTCTGGCACTGGTAACGGTGTCGCGCATGCGGCCGACGGGGGCGAATCGTTGCGTTCGGCTTGCGACCGTTGCGGGGGGATGAGCGGGGGGCCTTGCTTGCTTCCGGGCGTATCACCCCCGCACGGCCGGTTCTCGGGCTGACGCGTTGGTGCGATCTCACGGGATGCCCCGCAATGTCATACGCAACGGTCGCCGCGCGGCGAGTTGCAGGGTCGTCTCCGATCGTCGCTTGCAGGTGGGCGAGCGGACGGTCGCGAACTTTGGCTGAATGGCTCACAAGGGGCGATCGCTGCCGATGGCCGGATTCCCCATCGAGCGTGCCGCCTGGTGACACAGTTACAAGATAACCATTGACTCCGCCTTTCCTGGCGGTTAGTGTGTACGCCGAAGTCCAAGTAGTCCGATTGCTGTTCATCAATGTCTCGCTCCCCCAGCGGTATTCGTTGTCCTCTCCCTCCTTGACGCTTCAAGCGCTCTTCAACAGAGCAAATCTTCGTATTTTTTCCTCAAGGATTCATCATGGATACCGGTATCGTTAAGTGGTTCAACGACAGCAAGGGCTTTGGCTTCATCACCCCGGACAAGGGCGGCGACGACCTTTTCGCTCACTTCTCCGAGATCCGGGCCGACGGCTTCAAGACGCTCGCTGAAAATCAAAAAGTGAGCTTCGAAACGAAGCAAGGCCCGAAGGGTCTGCAAGCGGCCAACATCAAGCCGCTGTAAGTTTGAAGGGCCCGGCCGCCCGCGACGGACGCCGGGTCGCAGCGACACCCTCACGGAGCGTTGTCTCCTAAAGTTGGCGCGATCGTTCTTGGCTGCATCTGTTTATTCAGCAGCTATCCGCGCGCCACATGCCTCGTTGCACTTCACTCTCCCCTCCGGCAGCAACGCCTTTTTGCGCTTTCCGACTGCTTTAGATTCAGCTCGCAATGGCTTTGAATCGGTGCACATTTCGCACGGCACGCGCGCACCCGAACATCATTAAAATTAAAATGCAGAACAAACGAATTCAACAGTACAACGGCTATGCCGTCCAACCCTCGGCGCATCGCTTGCCCGACGGGAGTTTTTCATCCAACCTGCTGCTCGAGCGCGTCGATAGCTCACGCGCCGAAGGCCGCTACCAGTTCTATTCGCTCGATTACTTCCCGAGTGAAAAACAGGCGCTGCAGCACTCGGCACGCTGGGCACGCAACTGGGTCGACACACGCGGTTAAAGGCGACGTCCTGCGGATTGAGCGCAGTCCAGATCGAGCAATCGCCCTGGCGCCTTCCTTTCGATTGTTTCAGTGCTGACGAACGACCCCGGTGGGGAGAGATGGCGGTCCGCTGCGGGCGATTGCTGCCGCCATTGCGCCAGTTGAGGCACGCTCAACTTCGGCGCTTTAGAAAATCGACCGCCCCGTATACGTCGTCAACCACTCCAGCGCCAACGTGCTGGAACGCCGGCAATATAAACCGACTATGTCGTCCCGGCACCGACCAAGCGGGCGAGTACCGTGCTGCCTTCGACGGCCGGGTTCGGCAATGACCAGTCATTCGACGTCGGCGTCTAGATCGTCGACAATCAACCTTGGCTTCCCTATGGTTTAACCACGACGCGTTGCCCCGGCTATCTCGCCTTCACACAGCCCTGCTTGCGCCGCGCTCGGCGTGAGCACTCATGGAACACGCGCTTGAAAAACAAACTCCTCTTGGTCTCGCTTGCAAGCTTATTAGGGGTTCCAGTAGCACATGCGCAAAGCAGCACGACTTTAATCGGCCTGCGCGAGGTCTATTGGAGATACGTGGCAGACTCGAGTGGCGAGGCCGGGTTCTGGTACATGCCGCACTGTCAGCGTTTCGGGCTGTTAGGGGCTGAGAACATCGTTCCACGTGGGCACTCGTTCTTCTTGCCAGAAAGCGGTTCGATTTCGTCGCCCGATCGCCGGCACGGTACTACGGTCACGATGAGCGTCGAGCAAGGGGCGGACAGCAGCGACCGAGCGACGTTTTCGCAGATACCGCTACCGTGGTGCACAAAAAATGACGTTTGGTCTAGCAACTAGTGTCATGCGGATGACCGTTTCGCGAGTCGATGGTCGACCGGTTGAATCCACCGCCGTGAACAGCCATTCGACACGCCGGCTTGCATCGTCGACAATTTTGCGCAGCGACCGCGCCCAATTGCCATCTAAAAATCTATCGCGCCATGCACGTCACGTACAACATATTCCTTGCGGTAGCAGTTTTATTTGTTGCAGTGCTTCGAGCGATTCGCTGGCGAAGTGCAAAGGCGCGGGGTTTGAGTCCAGCGCAATTCGCGCTGGAGAACGGTGGTTCAGCACAGAAACTCCGAGCAACAGGTAACCAGCTGCGGTGGCTTGCTAGGATCTTGTTCATTTTCCCATTCGTGCTGGGAGTAGGATTGGTAATCCACCCGAAATCCCCGGGGAGTCTACTTGCGGCCGAGTTCGCGGCCTTCGTGATCATCTTTGGGGTTCTTGGGCTTCTTTTCCGGTGGGTCGCAAGAAAAAATGAGGCGCTAGCGCGTGAGATAGAAATGCTTCCCTGAACATTGGTGCCTGAAGTGCGCCGGTAAGGGCGTAGCCTTTAGCGGTTACCGTCGATCAGATCGTTCAGCAGCGCATCGAACGCGGCCTGTGCGTCTTCAAGTTCCTGCAGGGCGGCATCAAAGGTTTGCAGCGCGAACGGCGAAGGCTCGCCGCTGCCTTGCGGCGGAAATTGCTTCTGCATCGAGGCGAACGTACTCTGCACGCGCAGCGTGGCGGCCACCATGCGCTCCATCGCCTGGGTTTCTTCGGCTCGGGCCTGTTCCGGATTCATTCCACTCTCCTTGGATGGTTTTCTTGAAGACCAGATCGTACACGCTGTGTCCGTTCTTGCTGCCCTTGGCAGAACGACTCCGTTGAAGGTTCCAACGGCACGCTGCGCGAGAAGCGATTTAATCGGGAATGATTCCGCAGTCGCGCCGAGGCCAAGATACTCATCGAGCGTGGCTACAAAATCCCGCCGCAGGTCACAACGATTGGCCGCTTTGGATGAATCTGAAGGGCCGTTCAGGGTCGGAAGTCGCCGGTCGCGCGTCGGAAGGCGCCGACCGGCCATAACGCGACATTTGGTGCCGCCCTTGCCCGGACGTTCGGGCGTCCGATCCACTTGCAAGAACCGACGTTCGGTTGACAAATGTCGGCCGCGCGATGCGGCAGATCGGCAGCCTCGCGGCAGGTGCGGCCGCTACGCGAATCGGATCACGTGCACCGTCGCGGGACGAGGCTATTCCACGGCGTTCTGCCGAGAATTCCCTCGTTGAATCAAGGTCGAGGGACTACTAATTTGGCCTAGAGCGCCTTCAGCATCGCGGTGGCCGATCCCGGACATACGCCCTGGAATTGGGATGATGCCGGCAACGGATGGGGCACCTCGTGGCGCGCCACCCGCACAAAACCGTGGCCTGCAAAGTATTCTTCTGCCGTGGTGGTCAGCAGGACCACCGACGGAACAGCATGGGTCCTGCATGCCGTCAGCAAGTACGAAACGATGGATTTTCCCAAACCGGAGCGGCGTAGATGCTCGGCGACCGAGACCGAGCGGATGACCTCGGCATGTATCGTCCGGATCAACGTCAGCAGTTGCGTGTCCGTCAGTCGCGTTCGCCCCGGCTTGCCGCCGCGCTTCCATGCGCGATAGCCGTTCACGCTGACCGACAGCACCCCGCACAACGACGACAGCGGATACCGCCCGACCTGCTGGTCAGTCCACGCATATCCGCTCACCGTTCTTTGCGGTCCGTTATGTGCGCAGTGGTCTCAAGCCCGCGCGGACCTCTTGGGAAAACAGTTGCGGCTGTTCCCATGCCGCAAAGTGTCCGCCTTTGTCGAGCCGGTTGTAATAGATCAGGTTGTGGTACGCGCGCTCTGTCCAGCTGCGTGGCGCCTGATAGTTTTCGCGAGGAAAGACGCTCACGGCAGCCGGAACCGACACATCGGCGGCGGCAAGGAAGTTGGAGTGAGACTCCCAATAGAAGCGCGCCGACGAAATCCCCGTATTCGTCAACCAGTAAAGTGTGATGTCGTCGAGGACGTCGTCCCGTGTCATCTCTCCTGCCGATTCTCCATTGACAGTGCGCCCGTACACGGCCGAGGTCAGTGCCGCCGCCGGCTGAACATACCCGTCGCCGTGATCGAGCAGCCAGCCCGCCAGTCCGATGGGCGAGTCCGCCAAACCATAGAGCGTTTGCGGGCGAGTCCCCATCTCCAACGCATAGGCGCGCCGCTTCCTCGCCGCGCTGGCCAGTTGATCGTAAGCGTGCTTTTCGTCGTCGGACAGGCCGGACGGCGGTGGGTCGCCGGCCTGAATCGCCTTTGCAATCTCGGGTGGAACCGTCGCGGGGAAATTGACGTGGATACCCAGCAATTCCGGTGGCGCCTGCTTGCCCATCACATTCGCGACAACACCGCCGAGATCCCCACCTTGCGCCGCAAATTTCGTGTATCCAAGGCGCTTCATGAGGACGACCCAGGCACGCGCAGTGCGCTCCGGCCCCCAGCCGGTCCCGGTCGGTTTGCCTGAAAACCCATAGCCCGGCAAAGACGGAATGACCAGATGGAACGCATCCGATGGGCTCGCGCCATGTGCAGTGGGGTTCGTCAGCGGATCGATGATCTTGAACTGCTCGATGACCGAGCCAGGCCACCCGTGCGTGACGATGAGCGGCATGGCATTTTCATGTTTCGAGCGAACGTGGATGAAATGGATGTCCAGTCCATCGATCTCGGTCACGAACTGCGGCAGTGCGTTCAGTCTTGCCTCGCACTTGCGCCAATCGTAATCGGTCGCCCAATGGCGCGCGAGTTCCTGCGTCATCGCGAGCGGCACGCCTTGCGAGTCATCGGCGACCGTCTCCTTGTCGGGCCACCGGGTCGCCTTGATGCGTCGCCTCAAGTCGACGAGTTGCGACTCGGGCACATGAACGCGAAGCGGACGAATGGCGGTCTTGTCGCCGCCCACCGCTTTCCCGACTGTTGTAATCGCCTGATTCGTTTCTGCGAGCGCGAGTTGACTCAATGAACCCGCAGCAACGGTTGCCGCCGCTGTGCCAACAAAACGACGGCGGGACGGTGAATGGAGAAGGTTGTCGTCTGACATAAGTGCTCCGATTGGCGATAAAGCCGGGTTACCGATCAATGGCACCGAGATCACACGAGCCATTGAAGCTAATACTAGGCGCAGAGTGCGTTCGCGCCCATTGGAACGCCCGGACGTTGCTCGCCTGTATCCTGAATAAAAACACTCCCGTAAGCGGGTATCCACCCAGCGAGCAGATACATCGACATACAACGAACGCGCAACGGTGTCCGCGAACGCCCCCCTCAGCGTGCCGTCGGGCGCGACGATCGTCGTGAAGCAAGCGCCCGAGCTCGGACCGATCTCACAGCCCGTGTCCTTCATGATTTGTGGCGTTGCAGCGATGGCCCTGCGCGCGGATGGGCGTATTGAAGCGGGCAGATGTATCCCGTATGTTTCGCGCGAAGCGGTTCTTGTATGTGTCTGTGTCAATGCGAAGCGCAGATGCCTCGCAATACAAAACGGACCGCGTTCGCGCACATGGGGCGACCGTGAGGGGCCAAAACACGGGGCTTTGGCGCATACTGTTTCGACGATTGACGATCGTCATCGGTGACCCGGACATCCGTCATGCGCCTGCACAGTGCATTGTTTTTGCTCGTCGGTACCTTGCTCACCGCGGGAGGGTACGGGGCGACCTTTCTGCTGTCGATGCGCTTCGGGGCGATCGGCGGAAACGACGTTGACACCGGGGTGGCGCTCGCCGGCGCGATGGCCGGCACATCGCTCGGCGTGTCGCTCGTCGGCTGGTTCTCGCAGCACATCGGCACGACGCGGATGGCCGCGCTCGCGGCGCTCTGCGTCGGTGCCGGTGTCGCGGGTTTCGCAATCATCGAACGCGTTGGCCTCCTCGATCTGTTGCCCGGATTCCTCATCGGATTCGGCTGGGGTGCGTTCTACGTTGCCGCGCCGATGTCGCTCGCCGAGCGAACGAACGATGCAGATCGCGGATTGTGGTTCTTTCGTTTCGCGACGTTTCAAATGGCGGGCATCGGCGCCTGCCCGGCGCTCGCTGCTTTCGCCATTCGTTCGCTGCACTGGTCGGTCGGCAGCGTGCTCTACACCGTCGGCGGCCTGTGCGTGATCGCGTCCCTCATGCTGGAAACCTTCGGTCGGCTGTCGCCGCGCGCGCCCGAATCGCCGTTACGGGATCGGTGGCTCCGCAACATCGGCGCGATCGCCCGCACGCGCGCGCTTTATCCGATTGTCATGATCGCGCTGGGTGCCAGCGTCTTCTCAGGCTTGATGACGTTCCAGATGTCTTTGGTGCAAGGAACGCATGCGCACGCAAGCACGTTCTTCAGCCTCTACGCGGTGACAGTCGTATTGACGCGCTGGCTGCTTTCGCGTCTCGTCATCAATGTGCGCTCCGAAACCGCCACGAAAGCGTTGCTCGTCATGATGGTGCTCGGCATCGCGGCAATGTTCGCGGTGCCGTACCACGCATCGTTCCAGTCTGCGGCCGCGGTGTTGCTCGGCGCCGGGTACGGCCTCGTGTATCCGGTCATCCAGGCGCAGGCGGTCAACGATTCAGAAGCGACGCATCGTCGCTCGGCGTTGACGTGGTTCGCCGCATCGTATTTCATCGGCGTATTCGGCTTTCCATCGGTTGGCGGCTGGGTGATGGTCCACGTCGGCAAGAACGCGTTGCTGGCGCTCATCGCGTTGTGCGGCCTCGCGGCGCTTACGCTTGCGATCCTGCAAGACGGGCGCGTATCGACGCGCCTGCGGTAGAAACGTGGCACAGCCGGATCAAAATCTGTCGACGTCGATCACCGCCTGCACGAACGCCTGGGGCGCTTCCTGCGGGAGATTGTGACCAATGCCGCCGGTGATCGTGCGGTGCGCGTATTTGCCCGTGAACTTCGCGGCGTAGGCGCTGGGCGGCAAGTGAAAGGCACCGTTGGCATCACCCTCCATCGTGATGCTGGGAACGGTGATGGGCGGCGCCGACACGAGTCGCTGTTCGTATTCGTCGTATTTCGCCTCACCTGCGGCGAGACCTTGCCGCCACCGGTAGTTGTGGATCGTGATGCTGACGTGATCGGGGTTTTTGAAAGCCGCCGCACTTCGCTCGAACGTGGCATCGTCGAAGTTCCATTTCGGCGACGCGTGCTTCCAAATGAGCTTGGCGAAATCGTGCGTGTATTTCTCGTAACCCGTGCGCCCGCGCTCGGTTGCGAAATAGAACTGATACCACCACAGGAATTCGCCCGCCGGTGGCAACGGCATCTTGCCCGCTTCCTGATTGCTGATCAGGTAGCCGCTCACCGATACCAATCCTTTGCATCGCTCCGGCCATAGCACCGCGATGATGTCGGCGGTACGCGCACCCCAATCGAACGCGCCAAAGATCGCCTTCTGGATACCGAGCGCATCCATCAGCGCGATGATGTCGAGTGCGACCGCGGCCGGCTGGCCGTTGCGCATAGTCTGGTCGGACAGGAAGGTCGTCGTGCCGTAGCCGCGCAGATATGGGACGATCACCCGGTATCCCTGCGCGCCGAGCGTGGGCGCAACGTCGACGAAGCTATGTATGTCGTACGGCCAGCCGTGCAGCAGCAGGACCGGCGGCCCGCCGGCCGGACCGACCTCCGCGTAGCCGACGTTGAGGAGCCCCGCGTCGACCTGCTTGATCGACGTGAAGGACGTGTGCGTGCCTGGCTTGATTCGCGGCGGCGATGACGCTTTCGACGATGTTTTTTGAGCGTCGGCGGCTTGCAGCATCTCGAATTGCGCTGCAACAAGCGCACCGGCAGCGATGCGCGTGAAATGACGTCGGCGTGAATCGACTTCTTTTGGCATTTTCGTCTCCGGGGGGCGATTCGGCTGGCGGACGAACGGCAGGACGAGCGCGCTACACGGGAATGTTAGTCGAGGATCCGCTCCTCCAAGGCCAAAATCTGCCGGCCAGCCGGAAGCTGATTGAGCGCACAACGGCGATCGCTTGGTCGAAGGGCATCGGCCCAGGCACTGCACGCGTATCGGCAGGCGCAGCAGAACATTCACGCCCTCTCGCGCAATACGCCTGCCGCGTACCAGCCTGACGAGGCGCCGATACTGAACAATCCGGGCGTGCTCTACAGCTGCCGCCGTTCGATGGTGAGCCGCGAGCCATCGCATCTCGCAGGCTTGCCAGGACAGTGCAGCTTTCAGCGGCGGCAATATCGTGATTCACAAGTAGCGCACGACCGGCCGTCTCGAATGAGGGACTTGGCAAGCAGGGCAGTTTGCTGGCATCAGGAAGCTGCCTTCCTCAACTGAGGGTCCAATTGCGGCAGAGGGTCGACTTCAGGCCGATCGCACGAAAGCGGTTAAGCGCGGAAGGCGGCGCGGTGCATCACGCGAATGAGCGCGTCCGCGGATGACTTGACTGCCGACGCGCGAGGGACGAGTGACCGGTGCACTCTGAAAGCTGCCGATGCCGTCTCGGTGGGCTCAAGGTCCGTTTAGGGTTGCGGATTCAACCCGTCGATGGCCGAATTCCCCATTGAGCTCTCTGGCGCGCGCCGATATGAATCTGCCGCCGTCGCGCCACATGAGGCACGCCTGACTTCGCCGCGTCAAAAAATCGACCGCCCGGAATACGTCGTCAACCATTCCAAAGCCCTGGTCCCCGCCAGCGAGTTCCCATTCGCGTCGAGCCCCGGCGCCCAGACACACACGGCCATCTCCCCCGGCAGCACCGCGACGATCCCGCCGCCGACGCCGCTTTTCGCGGGCAGGCCCACGCGATAGACGAAGTCGCCCGCCGCGTCATAGGTACCGCACGTCAGCATCAGCGCCGATAGTCGCTTCGCCGAACTCGCGTCGACGATCCGCTCGCCGGTGACGGGCGCGACGCCGCCGTTCGCGAGAAACAGCGCGGCGCGCGCGAGCTCGACGCAGTTCATCGTGATCGCGCACTGGCGACAGTACGCGTCGACCACCGTATCGGGCGGCATCTGCATGTTGCCGAAGCTCGCCATGAAATGCGCCATCGCGCGGTTGCGTTCCGCGTGCTGCAGTTCCGATAGCGCGACGCGCGAATCGTAGTCGAGGTCGTTCGTGCCGATCAGCCGCCGCACGAATTCGACGAGCGCCGTCTCGGCCTTGACGAAACGGCGGCACAGCACGTCGGTGACGACCAGCGCGCCGGCGTTGATGAACGGATTGCGTGGCTTGCCGCGCTCGCTCTCGAGCTGGACCAGCGAGTTGAACGCGTTGCCGGACGGCTCGCGGCCGACCCGTTCCCACAGCGCATCGCCCAGCATCTGGAACGCGAGCGTGCACGCGAACAGCTTCGAGATGCTCTGGATCGAGAAGCGCTCGCGCGCATCGCCGACCGTGTAAACGTTTCCGTCGAGCGTCACGACGGCCATGCCGAACTTGTCGGCGGGCACCGTCGCGAGCTCGGGAATGTAGTCGGCGACGCGCCCCTGGCCGATCCAGGGGGCGAGTTCGGTATGGATGCGTTCGAGGATCGGCTGGTAGTTCATCACGTGGGGCAGGGCGGGCGCGCGGCCCGGATTCCGGGGAGCCCGTATGGAACCGTTTCGGCGCCGATTCGTCAAGCGCGGCGGCCATCGAGCCCTTATTCTTCAGATCTGCAAACGGGCAAGCGGCGGGCGCAGTATCATGCGGTACGTTTCGGCCGATGGCCGGCAGCCGGCGCAAGCCGCCGCCGCCCCGGTCTCCCCGTATGATCCGACCGTTGCCCATGTCTTTTCGCATCCTGCTCGTCGAAGACGACACCCGCCTGTCCACGCTGGTCGCCGGCTACCTGCGCAAGAACGACTATGAAGTCGACACTGTGCTGCATGGTGACGCCGCCGTGCCGGCGATCCTGTCCACGCGTCCGGATCTCGTCATTCTCGACGTGAACCTGCCGGGCAAGGACGGCTTCGAGATTTGTCGCGAGGCGCGCAAGCAGTACGACGGCGTGATCATCATGGTGACGGCGCGCGACGAGCCGTTCGACGAACTGCTCGGCCTCGAATTCGGCGCCGACGACTACGTGCACAAGCCGGTCGAGCCGCGCATCCTGCTCGCGCGGATCAAGGCGCAGCTGCGCCGCGTGCCCGCGCGCGCGGCCGAAAGCGTCGCGCCGCAGCCGGAGCGCTACACGTTCGGCCAGTTCTCGATCGACCGCACCGACCGCTCGGTCGTGCTGCCCGGTGGCGGCTCGCCCGATCTCACGTCGGCCGAGTTCGACCTGCTGTGGGTGCTGGTGTGCCATGCAGGGGAGGTCGTCAGCCGCGACGACCTGATGCTGCAGCTGCGCGGCGTCGAATTCGACGGCCTCGACCGCACGATCGATGGGCGCATCTCGAAGCTGCGCCGCAAGCTGCACGACGATGCGGGCAACCCGCAGCGGATCAAGACGATCCGCAGCAAGGGTTACCAGTTCAGCAAGCATGCGTGGGAATGACGCTGCCTCGGTGCGACACCGTCGGCCGCGCCCCTGCACTGCACGATAGCCGGAAGCCGCGATGATCCGACGCACCCGTTCGCACCCCGATGCACCGCCGCTGTCGCCGCTGCGCTATGTCAAATGGCGCTGGCTGCATTTCCGCCGCGCATGGACCGACACACGCGCCGACCGCATTCCGAGCTGGTCGCGCCTGTACGTGCGCACCTATCTGCAGCTGCTCGGGCTCGTGCTGCTGACCGCGCTCGTGCCGGCGCTCGCGCTGGGCGTCGTGTTGTCGCCGCAAGTCGTATGGCACGCATTCGACGCGCTGCCGGGCGATATCTGGATCGTGCTCGCGTTCGTGTTCACCGCGCCGGCGCTCGCCGCGTATCGGTGGATGCGGCCGGTCTGGTCGGATCTCGTGATGGTGCGCGAGCGCGCGATCGACTTCACCGGCGGTCGCTTCAACACGCGCGCGAGGGAATCGCACAGCGTGATCATCGGCCCGCTCGCGCGCACGCTGAATGCGCTCGCGATGCGCATGGAACGGCTGATCGCCGCGCAGCGCGACCTGACCAACGGGATTTCGCACGAGCTGCGCACGCCGCTCGCGCGCGTGCGTTTCGCACTCGAGATGCTGCGCGAACCGGGCTCCGCCGCCGAATACCACGGTGCGCTGGAGAGCATCGCGCAGGACGTGACCGAGCTCGAGGAGCTGATCGACATGAGCCTCACGTATGCGCGTCTGGAATACAGCTCGCTGCAGTCGAGCATCGAGCTGACCGCGCCCGTCGCATGGTTCGAGCACCAGGTCAGCGACGCGCAGCTGCTGTATCCGGAGCGCGCGATCGAGTCGCGCATCGCGATCGCGTCGGACCTGCGCGTGAAAATGGACCGGCGGCTGATGTCGTACGCGATGCGCAACTTGCTGCGCAATGCGAGCAAGTATGCGAAAGCGCAGATCGTCGTCGGGATCGCGATCAAGCACGGCAACATCGCGATCTTCGTCGAGGACGACGGCCCGGGCGTGCCGGAGAACGAACGCGAGCGGATCTTCGACGCGTTCGTGCGCCTCGACCGCCGCACCGGCGGCTACGGGCTCGGCCTCGCGATCACGCGGCAGGTGCTCCACGCGCACAACGGCCGGATCGCGGTCGTCGATCCGGTCGAACTCGGCGGCGCGCGGTTCGAGATCAGCTGGCCGATTTGAGCGCCGTCAATACGTGCGGCCGAGCTGCAGGTAGATGTTGCGCCGCCCGCCCGGTGCGAGCGCGATGCCCATGTATACGGGGCCGAACGCGGTCGACAGGCTCGTGAAGAACGTATAGCTCTGCTTGAGCGTGCCGCCGCCGATCTTCTCACCGCTCGACCACACGTTGCCGACTTCCGCGCTGGCGCCGATCGACAGCGCCTTGACCGGCGACGCGTTGAACGTCATCAGCTGGTTCATGTAGGTCACGTTCCCGTACGCGAGCTCGTTGCCGTTCAGCTGGTCGGCCGCATACGCGGCCAGATGCTGGAAGCCGCCGAGCGTGAAGTTGAACGCGTTGATCAGGTTGGTGCCGCCGATGCTCTTGCCGCCCTCGATCGTCGCGCTGACGCTGTGCCGCCCGAACTGCTGCGCGATCATCGC encodes:
- a CDS encoding cold-shock protein, with translation MDTGIVKWFNDSKGFGFITPDKGGDDLFAHFSEIRADGFKTLAENQKVSFETKQGPKGLQAANIKPL
- a CDS encoding alpha/beta fold hydrolase; translation: MPKEVDSRRRHFTRIAAGALVAAQFEMLQAADAQKTSSKASSPPRIKPGTHTSFTSIKQVDAGLLNVGYAEVGPAGGPPVLLLHGWPYDIHSFVDVAPTLGAQGYRVIVPYLRGYGTTTFLSDQTMRNGQPAAVALDIIALMDALGIQKAIFGAFDWGARTADIIAVLWPERCKGLVSVSGYLISNQEAGKMPLPPAGEFLWWYQFYFATERGRTGYEKYTHDFAKLIWKHASPKWNFDDATFERSAAAFKNPDHVSITIHNYRWRQGLAAGEAKYDEYEQRLVSAPPITVPSITMEGDANGAFHLPPSAYAAKFTGKYAHRTITGGIGHNLPQEAPQAFVQAVIDVDRF
- a CDS encoding DUF2946 domain-containing protein, whose protein sequence is MCDPANVMSALFRRKIGSILGLLAILMATLAPTVSQSLSSEHEFDVVSGAFCTTQNDSDMAGPDHASLPGKAGHWQACAYCGLLADLPVLLSGTSGFVPTDWATHPAPAPLLQTPHSVFKFTAAQPRAPPLSS
- a CDS encoding epoxide hydrolase family protein, which encodes MSDDNLLHSPSRRRFVGTAAATVAAGSLSQLALAETNQAITTVGKAVGGDKTAIRPLRVHVPESQLVDLRRRIKATRWPDKETVADDSQGVPLAMTQELARHWATDYDWRKCEARLNALPQFVTEIDGLDIHFIHVRSKHENAMPLIVTHGWPGSVIEQFKIIDPLTNPTAHGASPSDAFHLVIPSLPGYGFSGKPTGTGWGPERTARAWVVLMKRLGYTKFAAQGGDLGGVVANVMGKQAPPELLGIHVNFPATVPPEIAKAIQAGDPPPSGLSDDEKHAYDQLASAARKRRAYALEMGTRPQTLYGLADSPIGLAGWLLDHGDGYVQPAAALTSAVYGRTVNGESAGEMTRDDVLDDITLYWLTNTGISSARFYWESHSNFLAAADVSVPAAVSVFPRENYQAPRSWTERAYHNLIYYNRLDKGGHFAAWEQPQLFSQEVRAGLRPLRT
- a CDS encoding DsrE/DsrF/TusD sulfur relay family protein; protein product: MATGKKLTLALMDPPYEKAASTTALRIVDAALRRGHDVTVFAYEGAVNLTMKAQAPHANPVKGTSVEEEDHPVTRDWVAALFQLAGEQGVKLDWINCGLCVDERGAGDWIEGPRRGSPKDFLESATQSDAVLVIPTK
- a CDS encoding DsrE family protein, yielding MKVLSIVETAYRATLEEQDDTILWLNHVLKNAGADISLLLCGSAVNYAVRGQDASGLAFGARRQTHPPALDKDLAKMIGGGIAVYVVTEDMRDCGLSQENVIGDLTPLARADIPALFDRFDQVWHW
- a CDS encoding MFS transporter; amino-acid sequence: MRLHSALFLLVGTLLTAGGYGATFLLSMRFGAIGGNDVDTGVALAGAMAGTSLGVSLVGWFSQHIGTTRMAALAALCVGAGVAGFAIIERVGLLDLLPGFLIGFGWGAFYVAAPMSLAERTNDADRGLWFFRFATFQMAGIGACPALAAFAIRSLHWSVGSVLYTVGGLCVIASLMLETFGRLSPRAPESPLRDRWLRNIGAIARTRALYPIVMIALGASVFSGLMTFQMSLVQGTHAHASTFFSLYAVTVVLTRWLLSRLVINVRSETATKALLVMMVLGIAAMFAVPYHASFQSAAAVLLGAGYGLVYPVIQAQAVNDSEATHRRSALTWFAASYFIGVFGFPSVGGWVMVHVGKNALLALIALCGLAALTLAILQDGRVSTRLR